One Synechococcus sp. MU1617 genomic region harbors:
- a CDS encoding PipX family protein — MASERYLNHPTFGMLYRVAPAGEGRDVYATLYAQRMFFLVTLQPRGAQFEVIPYGDARHHAEVHLGRCRRNGSEDLDSWTQLFDQTFI; from the coding sequence ATGGCGTCCGAGCGATATCTGAATCACCCCACCTTCGGGATGCTCTATCGGGTGGCTCCGGCAGGTGAGGGCCGCGATGTCTACGCCACGTTGTATGCCCAGCGCATGTTCTTCCTGGTGACGCTGCAGCCCCGTGGCGCCCAGTTTGAAGTGATTCCCTACGGAGACGCGCGTCACCACGCTGAGGTGCACCTGGGCCGCTGCCGGCGGAATGGGTCAGAGGATCTGGACTCCTGGACTCAGTTGTTCGATCAGACGTTCATCTGA
- a CDS encoding YggS family pyridoxal phosphate-dependent enzyme: MTDSLAARWQALNLDRPSSARLLAVSKGHPAAAVRCVAELGQFDFGESRVQEALPKQEELVDLNLRWHFIGRLQSNKVRPVVKAFDVIHSVDSLSLAERVSRIAVEEARQPDVLLQVKLRPDPSKGGLSADELAAIWSDLQALPGLRISGLMTMAPLDMAAEQRKDLFSDCRALADRLALAECSMGMSTDWKEAAEAGSTWLRIGSALFGPRLVSTDAAN; encoded by the coding sequence TTGACCGATTCACTCGCTGCGCGGTGGCAGGCACTCAATCTCGACCGTCCTTCCTCCGCCAGGCTCCTGGCCGTCAGCAAAGGGCACCCAGCAGCCGCTGTCCGTTGCGTGGCAGAGCTTGGTCAATTTGATTTCGGGGAAAGCCGCGTTCAGGAGGCTCTGCCGAAGCAAGAGGAGCTGGTCGATCTGAACTTGCGCTGGCATTTCATCGGTCGCCTGCAAAGCAACAAAGTGCGGCCGGTGGTGAAGGCTTTCGATGTCATTCACTCGGTGGATTCCCTGTCGCTGGCCGAAAGGGTGTCGCGCATCGCTGTGGAGGAGGCCCGTCAGCCTGATGTTCTGCTGCAGGTGAAACTGCGCCCTGATCCCAGCAAGGGGGGGCTGTCGGCCGATGAACTCGCCGCCATTTGGTCAGACCTCCAGGCTCTGCCGGGGTTGCGGATCTCGGGCCTGATGACCATGGCGCCGCTCGACATGGCCGCAGAGCAGCGCAAGGACTTGTTTTCCGACTGCCGTGCCTTGGCGGATCGGCTTGCCTTGGCGGAGTGCTCGATGGGGATGAGCACGGACTGGAAAGAGGCTGCTGAAGCAGGCAGCACCTGGCTCAGGATCGGTTCGGCACTGTTCGGCCCGAGATTGGTGTCAACAGACGCTGCGAATTGA
- a CDS encoding cell division protein SepF, whose amino-acid sequence MSLISRLRAVVAGDDYLDGELDDFAYDDEQDDQDQRALQADGGALATIGDSNPFDLGGDLPGSNVIGMPGISNAASEVNVMEPRSFDEMPRAIQALRERKTVILNLTMMEPDQAQRAVDFVAGGTFAIDGHQERVGESIFLFAPSCVTVTNTGQDETSAPTVVSREADVADVDESASAPSPAWGAAAL is encoded by the coding sequence GTGTCGCTGATCTCCCGTCTCCGTGCCGTCGTCGCTGGCGATGACTATCTCGATGGCGAATTGGATGACTTCGCCTATGACGACGAGCAAGACGACCAGGATCAGCGCGCCCTGCAGGCTGACGGTGGTGCGTTGGCAACCATTGGTGACTCCAACCCGTTTGATCTCGGTGGTGATCTGCCTGGATCCAACGTGATCGGCATGCCCGGCATCAGCAATGCCGCGTCCGAGGTGAATGTGATGGAACCTCGCAGCTTCGATGAAATGCCTCGGGCCATTCAGGCTCTGCGGGAGCGCAAAACCGTCATCCTCAACCTCACGATGATGGAGCCAGACCAGGCACAACGTGCTGTTGATTTCGTTGCTGGTGGCACCTTCGCGATCGATGGACATCAGGAGCGCGTCGGCGAGAGCATCTTCCTGTTCGCCCCCAGCTGCGTCACCGTGACCAACACTGGTCAAGACGAAACCTCGGCTCCAACGGTGGTGAGCCGTGAGGCCGATGTGGCGGATGTCGACGAATCCGCCAGCGCCCCCTCGCCTGCCTGGGGAGCAGCTGCTCTCTGA
- the proC gene encoding pyrroline-5-carboxylate reductase, with the protein MAQALVVPLLERGRIPADQLLAVVGGSGSLEQRRGALPAGIGLVAADDPSAQQVWTAPVQLLAVKPQQLDAVAAAAGPVAGQPLLISVLAGVSLARLQHLFPGHRCVRAVPNTPALVGAGLTALAWGEGIDQGQRDEVRHLFAEVGEVLELAESKLDAFLALTSSGPAFVALVAEAMADGAVAAGLPRDLALRLSHRTLAGTAELLDRRDLHPAQLKDMVTSPGGTTIAGVRALERIGLRSALIEAVVAAAERSRELA; encoded by the coding sequence ATGGCTCAGGCCCTTGTTGTTCCTCTTTTGGAGCGTGGACGGATTCCTGCCGACCAGCTGTTGGCGGTCGTCGGAGGATCTGGCTCGCTTGAGCAAAGGCGTGGGGCCTTGCCGGCGGGTATCGGTCTGGTTGCTGCTGACGATCCTTCTGCTCAACAGGTCTGGACGGCCCCGGTGCAGCTGCTTGCGGTGAAGCCGCAACAACTGGATGCAGTTGCAGCAGCTGCGGGACCTGTTGCGGGTCAACCGCTGCTGATCTCTGTGTTGGCGGGGGTGTCTCTGGCGCGGCTGCAGCATTTGTTTCCCGGTCATCGCTGTGTGCGGGCGGTGCCCAACACCCCTGCGCTGGTGGGAGCTGGTTTGACAGCTCTGGCCTGGGGGGAAGGGATCGACCAAGGGCAACGGGACGAGGTGCGGCATCTGTTCGCCGAAGTGGGTGAAGTGCTGGAGCTGGCGGAATCCAAGCTCGATGCCTTCCTGGCCCTCACCTCTTCGGGCCCTGCCTTTGTGGCCCTGGTGGCGGAAGCCATGGCCGATGGAGCTGTTGCAGCCGGTCTTCCCAGGGACCTGGCCTTGAGGCTGAGCCACCGCACCCTGGCCGGAACAGCTGAGCTGCTGGACCGTCGCGATTTGCACCCTGCCCAGCTCAAGGACATGGTCACCTCGCCAGGGGGTACCACGATCGCCGGCGTCCGCGCGTTGGAACGCATTGGTTTGCGCTCCGCCTTGATCGAAGCGGTTGTCGCTGCTGCGGAACGCAGCCGAGAGCTGGCCTAG
- a CDS encoding L,D-transpeptidase: MLELVASLVVDLSDQRLTVYNSDQEVVRVIPVSTGKASTPTPIFNSKVYTKYRSTTMYGRTYTVPGVPFTMCVSANEAICLHAAPWQENAGQPFGVPRSHGCVRMPMNHARWLFHNTPKGTPITIQA; encoded by the coding sequence ATGCTCGAGCTCGTCGCCAGTCTTGTGGTCGACCTTTCCGACCAACGCCTGACCGTCTACAACAGCGACCAGGAAGTGGTCCGTGTGATTCCAGTCAGCACTGGTAAGGCCTCAACGCCAACACCGATCTTCAATAGCAAGGTCTATACGAAATACCGCTCCACAACGATGTATGGGCGCACCTACACCGTTCCAGGGGTGCCGTTCACGATGTGCGTCAGTGCGAACGAGGCCATCTGCCTGCACGCCGCCCCCTGGCAGGAGAACGCAGGGCAACCCTTCGGCGTGCCCCGCAGCCATGGCTGTGTACGCATGCCGATGAACCACGCCCGTTGGTTGTTCCACAACACACCGAAAGGAACACCCATCACGATTCAGGCCTGA
- a CDS encoding rhamnan synthesis F family protein → MTGHRDNQGVEPASGKDNTTLDAQAWQRWQSGHASAEEIEHWQQQLHQQLPQIPPELLDPSLLPIALLRDPSQWSPEDSGLAPVDLLTSHRDLTHANQLLSSGRLREIALGHRSLFTDLPPVHLQAYRDGLRPVAREDSLSALEHLAGIGRERFQKGRPLGMDLDRYQPPIPDPAPTEPIPSVASMLVVFHPTQKEAEAKSARTSQQEGWGQIRHAALEDPSGWSGAPAPDDETLVSFCHASDQLDPQAALRMAQCAAKHPAAVLLTSDETLRWSDNPGIPAGNRQSRTAITPFRLLCRGCLGGLVTIRCSTLQQLTLPASTSSLHALLLDLALQICRRGDAVAHCPEVLLQRSIRANPTVPDVASPADRQCWSPELSAEILAITQRHSPSFLVPGGQLTPVDSLSACHQLQLRTEPTVLVSVLIPFRDRVDLTQSCVASLRRCAGAVSYELILIDNGSEEAATKAWLDEQAQLDDVCVVRVDEPFNYSRLNNIGRRHARGCHLLLLNNDIEFRSAEVLQALLDPFAYRGTTAVGAKLRYPDGSIQHQGVALVKGERRCVVEPGKHLHSAPVLATLTPLLVQEEFTAATGACLMLRSSDFDRIQGFDEDLAVVFNDVDLCLRLRQSGASVVVTPFVEIVHHESISRGKDREGAALARHQRESGHLRAKHARLFAAGDPLTSQCIHPHSNRYQPRDPVPRSKGPVADAVLMHWRDPNFQPSRQRPIVVLAHFSANNRFRDDLFPLIDEYRRFADVIVVSSASGLRWHPRTLHRLRQRCAAIVIRRNQGYDFGSWKAALNLHRQEIEQAAFLVLTNDSFWGPITPLDDLFQRLHASSADVIGLTDDLMYEPHLSSAFTAYKRKALQCPAFGRFWETLQIWPRKRDLVKHCEVGLPVQLQAAGLRLESLYTHNANGNVLHYDWKHLIEQRGFPFLKVSLLRDNPTRQPVDTWPEVIGQRNPQLAASIQRQLRPKPGLKRMFERLRRRGNASDRRGSRAVIAPTSRR, encoded by the coding sequence TTGACTGGACACCGCGACAATCAGGGCGTGGAGCCTGCAAGCGGTAAGGACAACACCACGCTTGATGCCCAGGCCTGGCAGCGCTGGCAGTCTGGCCACGCCAGCGCCGAAGAGATCGAGCATTGGCAGCAACAACTCCACCAGCAGCTTCCGCAGATCCCGCCAGAGCTGCTGGATCCTTCACTGCTGCCCATCGCCCTGTTGCGCGACCCAAGCCAGTGGTCCCCTGAAGACAGCGGGCTGGCTCCGGTCGATCTGTTGACATCCCACAGGGATCTCACGCACGCCAACCAACTGCTTTCCAGCGGCCGCCTGCGCGAAATCGCCCTCGGCCACCGCAGCCTGTTCACTGATCTGCCGCCGGTTCACCTCCAGGCCTACCGGGATGGGCTGAGACCAGTGGCACGTGAAGACTCCCTCAGCGCTCTCGAGCACCTGGCCGGCATCGGCCGCGAACGCTTCCAGAAGGGACGGCCCCTGGGCATGGATCTCGATCGCTACCAGCCCCCCATCCCGGACCCAGCACCAACCGAGCCCATTCCCTCAGTGGCCTCGATGCTGGTGGTTTTCCACCCAACCCAAAAAGAAGCTGAGGCCAAATCAGCTCGCACCTCACAACAAGAAGGGTGGGGCCAGATCCGGCACGCCGCCCTGGAGGATCCCTCTGGATGGAGCGGAGCGCCGGCCCCAGACGACGAGACCCTCGTCAGCTTCTGTCATGCCAGTGATCAGCTGGATCCCCAGGCGGCCCTGCGCATGGCCCAGTGTGCAGCGAAACACCCTGCAGCGGTCTTGCTCACCAGTGATGAAACCCTGCGCTGGAGTGACAACCCAGGCATTCCGGCGGGGAACCGCCAGAGCAGAACTGCGATCACACCGTTTCGCCTGCTCTGCCGGGGATGCCTCGGCGGCCTGGTGACGATCCGCTGTTCAACGCTGCAACAGCTAACGCTGCCGGCATCCACCAGTTCGCTGCACGCCCTGCTGCTGGATCTGGCGCTGCAGATTTGCCGCCGCGGCGACGCCGTCGCCCACTGCCCGGAAGTGTTGCTGCAGCGATCCATACGGGCGAACCCGACCGTGCCCGACGTTGCCTCCCCCGCCGACCGCCAGTGTTGGTCACCGGAGCTCAGCGCTGAAATCCTGGCGATCACCCAGCGACACAGCCCAAGCTTTCTGGTGCCCGGTGGGCAGCTCACTCCCGTTGATTCGCTGAGCGCCTGCCATCAGCTGCAACTCCGCACCGAACCCACCGTTCTGGTGTCGGTTCTGATCCCGTTTCGCGACCGGGTGGATCTCACCCAAAGCTGCGTCGCGTCTCTGCGCCGCTGCGCCGGAGCTGTGAGCTATGAACTGATCCTGATCGACAACGGCAGTGAGGAAGCCGCCACCAAGGCCTGGCTGGACGAACAAGCGCAGCTCGATGACGTGTGCGTGGTGCGGGTGGATGAACCGTTCAACTATTCGCGGCTCAACAACATCGGCCGACGCCACGCTCGTGGCTGCCATTTGTTGCTACTGAACAACGACATCGAATTCCGATCCGCCGAGGTGCTCCAGGCCCTGCTGGACCCATTCGCCTACCGCGGCACCACTGCCGTGGGGGCCAAGCTGCGCTACCCCGACGGGAGCATCCAGCATCAAGGGGTCGCCCTTGTAAAGGGGGAACGGCGCTGTGTGGTGGAGCCTGGCAAACACCTGCACAGCGCTCCTGTGCTGGCCACCCTCACACCCCTACTGGTGCAGGAGGAATTCACCGCAGCAACCGGAGCCTGCCTGATGCTCCGCAGCAGCGATTTCGATCGCATCCAAGGCTTCGATGAAGATCTCGCCGTGGTGTTCAACGATGTGGATCTCTGCCTGCGTTTGAGGCAGAGCGGTGCTTCGGTGGTGGTGACCCCCTTTGTTGAGATCGTTCATCACGAATCGATCAGTCGCGGCAAAGACCGCGAAGGCGCGGCACTGGCACGGCATCAACGGGAGTCCGGTCATCTAAGGGCCAAGCACGCCAGGTTGTTTGCCGCTGGAGATCCCCTCACCAGCCAATGCATTCACCCCCACAGCAATCGCTACCAACCCCGGGATCCTGTGCCGCGCTCCAAAGGTCCGGTGGCCGATGCCGTGCTGATGCACTGGAGGGATCCGAACTTCCAGCCCAGCCGCCAACGACCGATTGTTGTGCTGGCGCATTTTTCAGCCAACAACCGTTTTCGAGACGACCTCTTCCCCCTGATTGACGAGTACCGGCGCTTCGCCGATGTGATCGTTGTGTCCTCGGCCAGCGGGCTGCGCTGGCACCCGCGAACCCTGCATCGGCTGCGCCAACGCTGTGCCGCGATCGTGATCCGGCGCAATCAGGGGTACGACTTCGGCAGCTGGAAAGCAGCACTCAACCTTCACAGGCAGGAGATTGAGCAGGCGGCGTTCCTGGTGCTCACCAACGACAGCTTCTGGGGACCGATCACTCCCCTCGACGATCTGTTCCAACGCCTGCATGCAAGTTCAGCGGACGTGATTGGACTGACGGACGATCTGATGTACGAGCCCCATCTGTCGTCGGCCTTCACGGCTTACAAACGCAAGGCACTGCAGTGCCCAGCCTTTGGCCGTTTCTGGGAGACATTGCAGATCTGGCCCCGCAAACGGGACCTGGTCAAACATTGCGAAGTGGGCCTGCCGGTGCAGCTGCAGGCAGCGGGGCTAAGGCTCGAGAGCCTCTACACCCACAACGCCAACGGCAATGTTCTGCACTACGACTGGAAGCACTTGATTGAGCAACGCGGCTTCCCCTTCCTCAAGGTGAGCCTTCTGCGGGACAACCCCACCAGGCAACCCGTCGACACCTGGCCCGAAGTGATCGGCCAACGCAACCCTCAGCTAGCGGCCAGCATCCAACGACAACTGCGGCCCAAACCAGGATTGAAGCGGATGTTTGAACGGCTTCGCCGTCGAGGGAACGCAAGTGATCGCAGGGGGTCTCGTGCTGTAATAGCGCCGACTTCACGCCGGTGA
- the der gene encoding ribosome biogenesis GTPase Der yields MARPVVAIIGRPNVGKSTLVNRLCRSREAIVHDQPGVTRDRTYQDGYWGDREFKVVDTGGLVFDDDSEFLPEIREQAALALEEASVALVIVDGQQGLTAADESIAEFLRSHRCPTLLAVNKCESPEQGLAMAGEFWSLGLGEPHPISAIHGAGTGELLDQVLTFLPPKDQEGDEEEPIQMAIIGRPNVGKSSLLNAICGEQRAIVSPIRGTTRDTIDTSIIRENRPWRLVDTAGIRRRRSVNYGPEFFGINRSFKAIERSDVCVLVIDALDGVTEQDQRLAGRIEEDGRACVVVVNKWDAVEKDSHTMTAMEKELRSKLYFLDWAPMLFTSALTGQRVESIFALAALAVEQHRRRVTTSVVNEVLKEALSWRSPPTTRGGRQGKLYYGTQVASRPPSFTLFVNDPKLFGETYRRYVERQIREGLGFDGSPLRLFWRGKQQRDAERDLARQQSRKG; encoded by the coding sequence TTGGCGCGTCCCGTCGTCGCAATCATCGGACGCCCCAATGTCGGTAAGTCGACCTTGGTGAACCGGTTGTGCCGCAGCCGCGAAGCCATCGTTCACGATCAGCCTGGGGTGACGCGTGATCGCACTTACCAGGATGGTTATTGGGGCGATCGCGAATTCAAGGTCGTTGACACCGGTGGGCTGGTGTTCGACGACGACAGTGAGTTCCTGCCGGAGATCCGGGAGCAGGCGGCTCTTGCGCTCGAGGAAGCCAGTGTGGCTCTGGTGATCGTGGATGGTCAGCAGGGGCTCACGGCCGCTGACGAATCCATCGCTGAATTTCTGCGCAGTCACCGCTGTCCCACGCTTCTGGCGGTGAACAAGTGCGAGTCGCCGGAACAGGGCCTGGCGATGGCTGGCGAATTCTGGAGTCTTGGCCTGGGTGAACCCCATCCGATCTCGGCCATTCACGGAGCCGGCACCGGAGAATTGCTGGATCAGGTGCTCACCTTTTTGCCTCCCAAGGATCAGGAGGGTGATGAGGAGGAGCCGATTCAGATGGCCATCATCGGACGGCCGAATGTCGGGAAATCCAGTCTTCTGAATGCCATCTGCGGTGAGCAGCGGGCGATTGTCAGCCCGATCCGAGGCACCACTCGCGACACGATTGACACCAGCATCATTCGTGAGAATCGTCCTTGGCGCCTGGTGGACACGGCGGGCATCCGCAGGCGTCGCAGCGTCAACTACGGCCCGGAATTCTTCGGGATCAACCGCAGTTTCAAGGCCATTGAGCGCAGTGATGTCTGTGTTCTGGTCATCGATGCCCTCGATGGGGTGACCGAGCAGGATCAGCGCCTAGCGGGCCGCATTGAAGAGGACGGCCGTGCCTGCGTAGTGGTCGTCAACAAATGGGACGCCGTGGAAAAAGACAGCCACACCATGACGGCGATGGAAAAGGAGCTGCGCTCCAAGCTCTATTTCCTTGATTGGGCCCCGATGCTGTTCACCTCGGCGCTCACGGGCCAGCGGGTGGAGAGCATCTTTGCTTTGGCCGCCTTGGCTGTTGAGCAGCACCGCCGCCGCGTTACGACGTCCGTTGTGAACGAGGTGCTGAAGGAAGCGCTGAGTTGGCGCAGTCCCCCCACCACCCGTGGTGGCCGCCAAGGAAAGCTGTACTACGGCACCCAGGTGGCCAGTCGCCCCCCCAGCTTCACTCTGTTTGTCAACGACCCCAAATTGTTCGGAGAGACCTACCGGCGCTATGTCGAGCGCCAGATCCGCGAGGGTCTCGGTTTCGATGGCAGCCCGCTGCGCCTGTTCTGGAGAGGCAAGCAGCAGCGTGATGCCGAGCGCGACCTGGCCCGTCAGCAGAGTCGCAAAGGCTGA
- the dusB gene encoding tRNA dihydrouridine synthase DusB — protein sequence MIASSPLQLPGNGIARQLRCRVLQSPLAGVSDRVFRGLVRRWAPDALLFTEMVNATSLEMGHGRCKVESLAEESGPIGVQLFDHRPQAMADAARRAEASGAFLIDINMGCPVRKIARKGGGSGLIRDPELAIRIVEAVADAVAVPVTVKTRLGWCGSDADPVHWCQQLEQAGAQLLTLHGRTREQGFKGAADWSAITHVREALTIPLIANGDIDSPDDALRCLNQTGAAGVMVGRGTMGAPWLVGQIDAALAGRAIPSTPNPSARLALARDQLDGLVQDRGDHGLLIARKHMSWTCTGFPGASRLRHDLMRAPTPAQARDLLTQQIDALAASA from the coding sequence ATGATTGCTTCATCCCCCCTGCAGCTTCCCGGCAATGGAATCGCACGTCAGCTGCGCTGCCGCGTGTTGCAGTCGCCGCTTGCGGGGGTGAGCGATCGGGTGTTTCGTGGCCTGGTTCGACGATGGGCTCCTGACGCCCTGCTGTTCACCGAAATGGTGAATGCCACCAGCCTTGAAATGGGGCATGGGCGCTGCAAGGTGGAGTCACTGGCCGAGGAATCCGGCCCCATCGGGGTGCAACTGTTCGACCATCGCCCCCAGGCCATGGCCGATGCGGCACGACGAGCTGAAGCCAGTGGCGCCTTCCTGATCGACATCAATATGGGCTGCCCTGTGCGGAAGATTGCCCGCAAAGGTGGCGGGTCCGGGTTGATCCGTGATCCCGAACTAGCCATTCGGATCGTGGAAGCAGTGGCGGATGCCGTGGCCGTGCCCGTCACGGTGAAAACACGCCTGGGTTGGTGCGGAAGTGATGCCGATCCAGTGCACTGGTGCCAACAGCTGGAACAAGCCGGAGCACAACTGCTAACGCTGCATGGACGCACCCGCGAGCAGGGCTTCAAGGGCGCTGCGGACTGGAGCGCCATCACCCACGTCCGTGAGGCCCTCACGATCCCGCTGATCGCGAATGGCGACATCGACAGTCCCGACGATGCCCTGCGCTGCCTGAATCAAACTGGCGCAGCGGGCGTGATGGTGGGCCGAGGCACCATGGGAGCCCCTTGGCTGGTGGGACAGATCGATGCCGCACTGGCCGGGCGTGCGATCCCTTCCACGCCCAACCCATCGGCACGGCTTGCACTGGCCCGCGACCAACTGGACGGCCTGGTGCAGGATCGCGGCGACCATGGGCTGCTGATCGCCCGGAAACACATGAGCTGGACCTGCACAGGTTTTCCAGGCGCTTCGCGACTGCGTCATGACCTGATGCGGGCCCCCACACCCGCCCAGGCCAGGGACCTGCTGACGCAGCAGATCGACGCCCTTGCCGCGTCCGCTTGA
- the cobI gene encoding precorrin-2 C(20)-methyltransferase, giving the protein MGVGPGDPSLLTLASVEAIRKAEVVAYPVGRPGADSMAAKIAAAWIRSDHQRLPLLFPMVEAAQPRRSAWGAAAQELQQAVRSGQQVALLCEGDASLFASCSYVLLALRQAWPDCPISVIPGITSCSAAAAAGLWPLALQQDQLLLRPCPDTPEELEQVLDTAAATGQVLALLKLGRRWSWVQPLLKRRGLLQQALFAERVGWPDQQICCADSVAAEPRPYFSLLLIRQGWPEVLP; this is encoded by the coding sequence GTGGGAGTCGGCCCCGGTGATCCGTCCCTGCTTACCCTGGCCTCTGTTGAAGCCATCCGCAAAGCGGAGGTAGTGGCTTACCCGGTGGGACGTCCGGGGGCCGACAGCATGGCCGCCAAAATCGCCGCCGCCTGGATCCGCAGCGACCATCAGCGCCTGCCGTTGTTGTTCCCGATGGTGGAAGCCGCCCAACCGCGTCGCTCCGCCTGGGGGGCAGCAGCACAGGAGCTGCAGCAGGCTGTCCGTTCCGGCCAACAGGTGGCACTGCTCTGCGAAGGAGATGCGTCTCTGTTTGCGAGCTGCAGCTACGTGCTGCTGGCCCTTCGTCAGGCATGGCCCGACTGTCCCATCAGCGTGATTCCTGGCATCACCTCCTGCTCAGCAGCCGCGGCTGCCGGCCTCTGGCCCCTCGCGCTGCAGCAGGACCAACTGCTGTTGCGCCCCTGCCCCGACACGCCTGAGGAGCTGGAGCAGGTGCTGGACACCGCCGCGGCGACGGGGCAAGTTCTAGCCCTGCTGAAGCTGGGCCGGCGCTGGAGTTGGGTGCAACCCCTGCTGAAGCGGCGTGGTCTGCTGCAGCAAGCGCTGTTTGCCGAACGGGTCGGCTGGCCAGACCAGCAGATCTGTTGCGCAGATTCAGTCGCAGCCGAACCCCGCCCCTACTTCTCGCTATTGCTGATCCGTCAGGGATGGCCGGAGGTTTTGCCCTAG
- a CDS encoding energy-coupling factor transporter transmembrane protein EcfT: MDWLRQVPMGQYVDGSTGWLRRLDPRLKLAWSLVFLLTPVLAGPLWRVGLVVALVLITLGSGLARSLWWRSVVLLTALALVVGLLSMLLPAVDPPAAFPLRNPAELPGLETEGPAWDLLRLGPLQMGGLQLGPLVVDRASAVLGLRTSTLIFTVIHSVNLMLITTPPEDLVWALSWCLAPLKWLGCPVERLGFQLLLALRFLPLVQEELQNLLRSLASRAVNLRQLGFKAGFGLVLAVGERLLANILLRAEQGADALVARGGRILGPSYFRMPPDRPASLLNGLAMIALVLVIGLRGQYGAS, from the coding sequence ATGGACTGGTTGCGCCAGGTCCCCATGGGCCAATACGTCGATGGCTCCACCGGTTGGCTTCGGCGCTTGGACCCTCGGCTGAAGCTGGCCTGGTCCCTTGTATTTCTGCTCACGCCTGTCCTGGCAGGACCTCTCTGGCGTGTTGGCCTGGTGGTGGCTCTGGTGCTGATCACCCTCGGCAGTGGTCTGGCCCGCTCGCTGTGGTGGCGTTCTGTTGTTTTGTTGACGGCCTTGGCACTTGTGGTGGGCCTGTTGTCGATGTTGTTACCTGCTGTGGATCCCCCTGCGGCCTTCCCTCTGCGCAATCCGGCCGAGCTCCCGGGGCTCGAGACGGAAGGCCCCGCCTGGGACCTTCTGCGTCTCGGCCCCCTGCAGATGGGTGGTCTCCAGCTGGGCCCTTTGGTGGTGGATCGGGCCTCGGCGGTGCTGGGGCTGCGAACGTCGACCTTGATTTTCACCGTGATTCACAGCGTCAATCTGATGCTGATCACGACCCCTCCAGAGGATCTGGTCTGGGCCCTCAGTTGGTGCCTGGCTCCGTTGAAGTGGTTGGGGTGTCCTGTGGAGCGGCTGGGGTTTCAACTGCTGCTGGCGCTTCGTTTTCTGCCTCTGGTTCAGGAGGAGCTCCAGAATCTGCTCCGCTCCCTCGCCAGCCGTGCCGTCAATCTGCGCCAGTTGGGGTTCAAGGCCGGTTTCGGTTTGGTGCTGGCCGTCGGAGAGCGGCTGCTCGCCAACATCCTTCTCAGAGCTGAGCAGGGAGCCGATGCTCTAGTCGCCCGTGGTGGTCGAATTCTCGGTCCTTCGTACTTCCGTATGCCTCCCGATCGTCCTGCTTCCCTGCTGAATGGCCTGGCGATGATCGCTCTGGTGTTGGTGATCGGGCTTCGGGGTCAGTACGGTGCTTCATGA
- a CDS encoding DUF1823 family protein gives MLHNAIDMTWPLSRSLLMQILEDRCTDRFVCERVWERLGYRPAEPQWCAGPDTPSEWADAFPQAPELIAERPASVRLTRSVPKEHKQLLKQQLNFAGYRIGELYPRRTRRATAVNWLLAWLAQQDEPLPEQGPLGPELPPPVDPVQGHPGDLPVG, from the coding sequence ATGCTGCACAACGCAATCGACATGACCTGGCCGCTCAGTCGTTCGTTGCTGATGCAGATCCTCGAAGACCGCTGCACTGATCGCTTTGTCTGCGAAAGGGTTTGGGAACGTTTGGGTTATCGGCCTGCCGAACCGCAGTGGTGCGCCGGCCCCGATACACCCTCCGAGTGGGCCGACGCCTTCCCCCAGGCTCCCGAGTTGATCGCCGAGCGTCCGGCGTCGGTTCGTTTGACCCGCTCGGTTCCCAAGGAACACAAGCAGCTGCTGAAGCAACAGCTCAACTTCGCGGGGTACCGGATCGGTGAGTTGTACCCCCGCCGCACCCGGCGAGCCACAGCGGTGAACTGGCTGCTGGCCTGGCTGGCGCAGCAGGACGAACCCCTGCCTGAGCAGGGACCCTTAGGGCCAGAGCTTCCGCCTCCAGTTGATCCGGTGCAGGGACACCCCGGTGATCTGCCGGTGGGCTGA